Proteins from one Candidatus Saccharimonadales bacterium genomic window:
- a CDS encoding UvrD-helicase domain-containing protein — MDLFEGLNPAQSEAVQTVDGPVLILAGAGSGKTKTLTHRIAYLIAHEHIWPNEILAVTFTNKAAKEMRERLGHLLNQNGSNRSFMPWMGTFHGICVRLLRQDGDKIGIAPNYVIYDEDDRQGLIKQAMKQLSLTDKQIKPRAVSSIISNAKNELVSPGEFISTAQYPFEQSVGKIYEHYETLRKKAGALDFDDLLIETVRLFKEKLDIKAIWRDRFKHILVDEYQDTNAAQYAIIKSLIGESRNVCVVGDDWQSIYSWRGADFTNILNFERDFPGAKIIKLEQNYRSTGSILEAAQNVITKNTTRTDKKLWTAEPMGDPVQVHGVYDEAEEAYTVASRISAQAAIGARAYGDFAVLYRTNSQSYTLERSFLQLRIPYQIIGGVRFYDRKEIKDMIAYLRLLYQPNDRMSFTRIVNIPVRGIGATSLEKFLSWQAGSGMDIIGALSNVEQTSSLMPRARMALAKFGELLRILQAKVQAEQSPTEIIEYLIEKTGYRNYLLDGTPQAEEREANIGSLISDAASFASLPDFLEEVALMSSADTSSNDQKVTLMTIHAAKGLEFPVVFMVGMEEGIFPHSRVYEAGPSELEEERRLCYVGMTRARQELHLSYAQSRLQFGQRAYNPASRFLSDMGYELASMPSPSFKQNTSDETFFDVPQFEISDRVRSLQFGAGEIVDIDGMAVTVLFDSGQRKKLNVEYARLEKI; from the coding sequence ATGGATTTATTCGAAGGACTTAACCCGGCACAGTCCGAGGCAGTACAAACTGTGGACGGCCCAGTACTCATTTTGGCAGGTGCGGGGAGTGGGAAAACAAAGACACTGACGCACCGTATTGCGTATCTTATTGCGCACGAACATATCTGGCCAAATGAAATTTTAGCCGTTACGTTTACGAACAAGGCCGCTAAGGAAATGCGCGAACGTCTCGGCCATCTTCTGAATCAGAACGGTTCCAACCGTTCTTTTATGCCATGGATGGGAACATTCCATGGTATCTGCGTTCGACTGCTAAGACAAGACGGAGACAAGATTGGTATTGCACCAAACTACGTTATTTACGATGAGGATGATCGTCAGGGACTTATTAAGCAGGCGATGAAGCAACTGTCCCTTACGGACAAGCAGATTAAACCCCGTGCCGTCAGTAGTATTATTAGTAATGCAAAAAATGAGCTTGTCAGTCCTGGAGAATTTATTTCTACGGCTCAGTATCCATTCGAACAATCAGTAGGGAAAATATATGAGCACTACGAAACACTCCGCAAAAAAGCCGGCGCACTAGATTTTGACGATCTTCTGATTGAAACAGTTCGTCTGTTTAAAGAAAAACTAGATATAAAAGCTATTTGGCGCGACCGCTTTAAGCATATTTTAGTCGACGAGTACCAGGACACAAACGCTGCCCAGTACGCCATTATTAAGAGCCTCATCGGTGAATCTCGTAATGTCTGCGTCGTCGGTGACGACTGGCAGTCGATCTATAGCTGGCGAGGGGCAGACTTTACGAACATTTTGAACTTCGAACGTGACTTTCCAGGTGCAAAGATTATAAAACTCGAGCAGAACTATCGTAGCACTGGCTCTATTCTTGAAGCCGCACAGAATGTTATTACTAAAAATACGACAAGAACAGATAAGAAGCTTTGGACAGCTGAACCAATGGGTGATCCAGTTCAAGTCCACGGGGTCTACGATGAAGCCGAAGAAGCCTATACGGTTGCAAGTAGAATCAGCGCTCAGGCGGCAATTGGGGCAAGGGCATATGGAGACTTCGCTGTCTTGTACCGAACAAACTCCCAGAGCTACACACTTGAGCGCTCATTTTTACAGCTCCGTATCCCCTACCAGATTATTGGCGGTGTTCGTTTCTATGACCGTAAAGAAATTAAGGATATGATTGCTTATCTTCGACTCCTCTACCAGCCAAACGACAGGATGAGCTTTACTCGTATTGTGAACATCCCAGTAAGAGGTATCGGCGCAACCAGTCTCGAAAAATTCCTATCATGGCAGGCAGGTAGTGGCATGGATATTATCGGCGCTCTTTCAAATGTCGAGCAGACTAGCAGCCTGATGCCAAGGGCGCGAATGGCCCTCGCTAAATTCGGTGAGTTACTAAGAATCTTACAGGCAAAAGTCCAGGCAGAGCAATCACCAACTGAGATTATTGAATACCTTATTGAAAAAACTGGGTATCGAAACTATCTTCTCGATGGAACACCGCAGGCAGAGGAGCGGGAAGCCAACATCGGTTCCCTTATATCTGACGCCGCATCGTTTGCCTCGCTTCCAGACTTCCTCGAAGAAGTGGCGCTCATGTCGAGTGCCGATACGAGTAGTAATGATCAAAAGGTGACGCTTATGACGATCCATGCTGCAAAGGGTCTCGAGTTCCCTGTTGTTTTTATGGTCGGCATGGAAGAGGGTATTTTCCCACATTCGAGAGTCTACGAGGCAGGTCCGAGCGAACTTGAAGAAGAGCGTCGTCTTTGCTACGTCGGTATGACGAGAGCAAGGCAGGAGCTTCATCTTAGCTACGCACAGAGCAGGCTGCAGTTTGGCCAGCGGGCATATAATCCAGCATCTAGATTTCTGAGTGATATGGGCTACGAACTCGCTTCGATGCCATCACCATCATTTAAGCAAAATACCTCAGACGAGACATTCTTTGACGTACCACAGTTTGAAATATCAGACCGAGTTCGCTCATTACAATTTGGGGCAGGCGAGATCGTTGATATAGACGGCATGGCGGTAACGGTGTTATTTGACAGCGGCCAGCGGAAAAAACTAAATGTTGAATACGCACGGCTTGAAAAAATATAG
- the tpiA gene encoding triose-phosphate isomerase, producing MAQDKTLIVGNWKMNLTTHEASLYIHKLAGLVKPHRDVEVVIAPSLLSLQSLSLQIDRKQFKLAVQNLYWRDSGAFTGEVSAAQLHGIVNYAIVGHSERRHIFHESDKDTRAKVQAAIRNDIKPILCIGETASERADGETHDVLHDQLLGGLANVTSEELKSVVIAYEPVWAIGTGVSAMPADVEKAVKTIRNQVKHLYGKEAAEAIAVLYGGSVKADSAAAYLATPGVDGLLIGGASLEAEGFVSIIKGAHKLKSKGGDQ from the coding sequence ATGGCTCAAGATAAAACACTCATTGTCGGCAACTGGAAAATGAACCTCACTACTCATGAGGCAAGTTTATATATTCATAAGCTCGCAGGTCTCGTAAAACCTCACCGTGACGTCGAAGTTGTCATCGCACCGTCACTTCTTTCACTCCAATCACTGAGTCTTCAAATAGACCGAAAACAGTTTAAACTCGCTGTTCAAAATCTCTACTGGCGAGATAGCGGTGCATTTACAGGCGAGGTTTCAGCCGCGCAGCTTCACGGCATTGTTAACTACGCTATTGTCGGTCACTCCGAACGACGTCATATTTTCCATGAATCAGACAAAGATACCCGTGCGAAGGTACAGGCAGCGATTCGTAATGACATTAAGCCAATCCTCTGTATTGGTGAAACAGCCAGTGAACGTGCCGATGGTGAAACGCATGACGTCCTTCACGATCAACTTCTTGGTGGACTTGCTAATGTGACAAGCGAAGAACTAAAAAGTGTTGTCATCGCCTACGAACCAGTCTGGGCAATCGGAACGGGTGTTAGCGCTATGCCGGCAGACGTTGAAAAAGCAGTGAAGACGATACGTAACCAGGTTAAACACCTTTATGGTAAAGAAGCAGCCGAAGCAATCGCAGTTCTTTATGGTGGTAGTGTGAAGGCAGATAGTGCTGCAGCATACCTCGCAACTCCTGGAGTTGATGGATTACTGATTGGTGGAGCAAGTCTCGAAGCAGAAGGATTTGTCAGTATCATAAAAGGGGCACATAAACTAAAAAGTAAGGGTGGGGACCAATGA
- a CDS encoding polyphenol oxidase family protein: protein MTTLQIACSTTLDGSMKIGDSFHPEEIGANREKFLKKNDMTLEQMILVPLTYTGDNYRRYFTVGKDEAGEGITKPSTKEADGLLTTEAGLSLFLPLADCIGTVLYDAKNGAVMLTHLGRHNLEQEGGRTSVEYMVQQCGSDLRDITAWLSPAAGGVNYPLFGFDNRSMHDVAIEQLLSAGVLRENITASPIDTTTDPKYFSHSQFLKGEKDSDGRFAVVAVLYED, encoded by the coding sequence ATGACAACACTTCAGATTGCTTGCTCGACAACTCTTGATGGCTCTATGAAAATAGGGGATTCATTTCATCCTGAAGAGATTGGGGCAAATCGTGAGAAGTTTCTCAAAAAGAATGACATGACTCTTGAACAGATGATTCTTGTGCCACTCACATACACTGGCGACAATTACCGCCGCTATTTTACTGTCGGTAAAGATGAAGCAGGTGAGGGAATTACTAAACCATCAACAAAAGAAGCCGACGGGCTACTCACAACTGAAGCTGGCCTCAGCCTGTTTCTTCCTCTTGCCGATTGTATCGGAACGGTGCTTTACGACGCTAAAAATGGAGCAGTGATGCTCACTCATCTTGGGAGACATAATCTTGAACAAGAAGGTGGAAGAACATCCGTCGAATATATGGTCCAGCAATGTGGCAGTGATCTCCGTGATATAACCGCCTGGCTCAGCCCTGCAGCGGGTGGAGTGAATTATCCTCTCTTTGGATTTGATAACAGGAGCATGCACGACGTTGCTATAGAGCAACTTCTTAGCGCCGGTGTTTTAAGGGAGAATATTACCGCATCTCCTATTGATACAACAACCGATCCAAAGTACTTTTCACACAGTCAATTTCTAAAGGGCGAAAAAGATAGTGATGGCCGCTTCGCTGTCGTTGCCGTCCTTTATGAAGACTAG
- the rsmA gene encoding 16S rRNA (adenine(1518)-N(6)/adenine(1519)-N(6))-dimethyltransferase RsmA, translating to MPNKSLGQHWLRDRDVLAHIADLADIKKSDTVLEIGPGLGTLTSELLRRADKVIAVEFDEDLARKLPGQFPGKNLEVKTGDILSFDLSQLPKNYKVVANVPYYITSKIVQLLMTADNKPSTAVLLVQKEVAQRLAAKPGDLSILGVSAQLFSHVSLGDIVPAALFEPAPKVDSQVVVLKTRTESFLGDIPEKEFFKVVKAGFSAKRKKLRSSLSAGLGITKPELEAMLKEANISPDDRAESLSLDDWLRLTKLQ from the coding sequence ATGCCAAATAAATCCCTCGGACAGCACTGGCTACGAGATCGCGATGTGTTAGCGCACATTGCAGATCTTGCAGATATTAAAAAGTCAGATACGGTTCTTGAAATTGGTCCTGGACTTGGTACTCTAACATCCGAACTGCTCAGACGTGCAGACAAGGTGATTGCCGTTGAATTTGACGAAGACCTGGCGCGAAAACTCCCCGGTCAGTTTCCTGGCAAGAATCTCGAAGTCAAAACAGGTGACATCCTTTCATTCGATCTTTCCCAGCTTCCGAAAAACTATAAAGTTGTTGCCAATGTCCCCTACTACATCACGAGTAAAATAGTTCAGCTTCTTATGACAGCAGATAACAAGCCATCAACAGCAGTACTTCTTGTCCAAAAAGAAGTAGCCCAGCGCCTCGCGGCAAAACCAGGTGATCTGAGTATCCTCGGCGTCAGTGCGCAGCTTTTTTCTCATGTAAGTCTTGGCGACATAGTTCCGGCTGCTCTTTTTGAGCCAGCCCCTAAAGTAGATAGTCAGGTGGTGGTATTAAAAACCCGCACTGAATCATTTCTAGGTGATATACCAGAAAAAGAATTCTTTAAAGTTGTAAAAGCTGGCTTCTCTGCAAAACGCAAAAAACTACGCTCGAGTTTGTCTGCTGGTCTTGGTATCACGAAACCAGAACTAGAAGCAATGCTAAAAGAGGCGAACATCAGCCCGGACGATAGGGCAGAGAGCTTGTCGCTCGATGATTGGCTACGACTAACGAAACTTCAATAA
- a CDS encoding class I tRNA ligase family protein, with translation MGKKLYITTAIPYVNAKPHIGNALDYLIADIWSRYQKQNGHEVRFQVGTDEHGNKIASKAAELGLQPQAYTDQMYGNFEQLMLKTGAEFTDFIRTTDPHHIGAVQYIWQKLQPYIYKGTYEGWYCVGHEAFFTDKEVQATNGVCPDHQTPYEHVSEENYYLKASAFTEKIREAIESKRMEIVPEFRGKEFLELMKDGLQDVSISRPRKNLSWGVPVPGDPEQVMYVWIDALANYITVLGYPDRAGWEEYWPADVQVIGKDILRFHAGIWPAMLLGLELSVPKKLLVHGFINIAGAKISKTVGNVVDPNEVIDQYGLDAFRYFFSRHIPTQDDGDFTWEKLETAYNTELGNDLGNLVQRVSSMIVRYQSGVIGDAPQNEHDNKTYHEHMQTLNFNRALDEVWAMVRGLNQYIEDVKPWEIAKTREQNPDAEAHLSEVLSHAVGNLLQIGDLLLPFLPTTATAIHGMFESGLVTPSTSVLFPKIYLHTPDPRAGLPPKS, from the coding sequence ATGGGAAAAAAATTATACATCACTACCGCCATTCCTTACGTGAATGCCAAACCGCACATTGGTAATGCGCTTGATTACCTCATCGCAGATATTTGGTCTCGCTACCAAAAACAAAATGGCCATGAAGTTCGTTTTCAAGTTGGAACTGATGAACATGGTAATAAGATTGCCAGTAAAGCCGCAGAGCTAGGGCTTCAGCCCCAAGCCTACACTGATCAAATGTACGGAAACTTTGAGCAGCTCATGCTCAAAACTGGTGCCGAGTTTACAGATTTCATCCGCACAACAGACCCGCACCATATTGGTGCAGTTCAGTATATCTGGCAAAAACTCCAACCGTATATCTATAAAGGTACCTACGAAGGTTGGTACTGTGTTGGACATGAGGCGTTTTTTACAGATAAAGAAGTGCAAGCGACAAACGGCGTCTGCCCCGATCATCAGACACCATATGAACATGTCAGCGAAGAGAACTACTACCTAAAAGCTAGTGCATTCACCGAGAAGATTCGTGAAGCCATTGAATCAAAGCGTATGGAAATTGTTCCTGAATTTCGTGGTAAAGAGTTCCTTGAACTTATGAAAGACGGGCTTCAGGATGTGAGCATTAGTCGGCCACGTAAAAACCTTTCATGGGGTGTTCCTGTTCCTGGTGACCCAGAGCAGGTTATGTATGTCTGGATTGATGCACTTGCAAACTACATCACCGTCCTTGGCTATCCAGATCGTGCTGGTTGGGAAGAATACTGGCCTGCAGATGTACAGGTAATTGGCAAAGATATTCTTCGTTTTCACGCTGGTATTTGGCCTGCCATGCTTCTAGGTCTTGAGCTTTCAGTTCCAAAGAAGCTACTCGTTCATGGCTTTATTAATATTGCCGGAGCTAAAATTAGTAAAACAGTCGGAAACGTCGTCGATCCAAATGAGGTGATTGATCAATACGGTCTTGATGCTTTTCGTTATTTCTTTTCTCGCCACATCCCAACTCAGGATGATGGCGATTTCACATGGGAGAAACTTGAAACTGCGTATAACACCGAGCTTGGCAATGATCTGGGTAACTTAGTGCAGCGTGTATCAAGCATGATCGTTCGCTACCAATCAGGGGTTATTGGCGACGCTCCACAAAATGAGCATGACAATAAAACATATCATGAACATATGCAGACACTTAACTTCAACCGTGCACTTGATGAAGTATGGGCAATGGTCCGAGGCCTTAATCAGTACATTGAAGACGTTAAGCCTTGGGAAATAGCTAAAACTCGTGAACAAAATCCTGACGCTGAAGCACATCTTTCCGAGGTATTATCTCATGCAGTAGGTAACCTTCTTCAGATCGGTGATCTTCTCCTGCCGTTCTTACCAACGACGGCTACTGCTATTCACGGTATGTTTGAATCGGGGCTTGTGACTCCGTCGACGAGTGTTCTCTTTCCAAAGATATATCTTCACACTCCTGATCCTCGTGCGGGACTTCCTCCAAAGAGCTAA
- a CDS encoding TatD family hydrolase produces MLIDTHCHIHESDYPLDSTVVLQHAKDVGVGKMICVGTSEKSSKDAITFGGLHENIYASIGVHPHDTKDGYDIEGLFNAPRLVAVGEIGLDYFYAHSKREIQIQALEAQIHMALAHNLPIIFHVRDAATVIQGHSVWDDFWPIIDNFHGIRGELHSFTDSQIQLENGLKRDFFIGVNGISTFTKDEAQKAMFTSIPLSKLLLETDAPFLTPAPVRGIVNEPAFVKYVAEHHAAVRNIPLDELAAVTAANATVLFAL; encoded by the coding sequence ATGCTAATCGATACGCATTGTCATATCCATGAATCTGACTATCCTTTAGATAGTACTGTTGTTTTACAGCATGCCAAAGACGTTGGGGTAGGTAAGATGATATGCGTCGGAACCAGTGAGAAGAGCTCAAAAGATGCTATTACGTTTGGTGGCCTTCACGAGAACATTTACGCCTCGATTGGCGTTCATCCACATGATACAAAAGATGGCTATGACATAGAGGGACTTTTTAACGCACCACGACTTGTGGCTGTTGGTGAAATTGGTCTCGACTACTTCTATGCACATAGTAAGCGCGAGATTCAGATACAGGCCTTAGAAGCCCAAATACATATGGCACTCGCTCATAATCTCCCAATTATCTTCCACGTTCGTGATGCGGCAACAGTCATACAAGGACACTCAGTATGGGATGACTTTTGGCCAATTATAGATAATTTCCATGGCATAAGGGGTGAGCTGCATAGCTTTACTGATTCACAGATTCAACTTGAAAATGGACTGAAACGAGATTTTTTTATAGGGGTCAACGGTATCAGTACATTTACAAAAGATGAGGCCCAAAAAGCCATGTTCACCTCAATTCCGCTGTCTAAATTACTTCTTGAAACTGATGCTCCCTTCTTGACACCAGCTCCTGTACGTGGTATAGTCAATGAGCCAGCATTTGTGAAGTACGTCGCAGAGCATCATGCAGCGGTAAGAAATATACCACTTGATGAACTTGCGGCAGTAACGGCCGCAAATGCTACAGTGCTTTTTGCACTCTAA
- a CDS encoding ubiquitin-like domain-containing protein encodes MRNLFRINPTHLFRVFAFTGVVLLLFTLFSSVMTAQAATTRTGTGGRLITIHDNGQDRGLMTNATTLRDAFNEAHIPLDKNDLVEPGLDEQLVANNYEVNVYRARPVMIIDGAVRQNVMTPYQTAEQITQHAGIELHDEDKTTISRSDNIVADGSGLLLTINRATPFTLVLYGKKVSAYTQAASVGDMLKSKGISLGKDDTLSVGSATKIQAGMSIELWRNGVQTVTQSEDIAFTTQQIQDADQPVGYKVVQTPGVNGKKSVSYQIEMKNGIEVSRQVIQSVTTTEPVKQVETVGIKVNLPPGSHQDWMAAAGIAESDFGYVEYIVGHEGGWCPVRWQGDRGCVNHGSAPAGSGYGIVQATPGGKMASAGDDWLTNPITQLRWATGYAVGRYGSWAGAYNHWLSSHNW; translated from the coding sequence ATGAGAAATTTATTTCGTATTAATCCCACCCACCTATTCCGTGTTTTCGCTTTTACCGGCGTCGTTTTGTTATTGTTTACGCTTTTTAGCTCAGTTATGACTGCACAGGCGGCTACAACCAGGACAGGAACCGGCGGACGCCTCATTACGATCCACGATAACGGACAGGACCGTGGCCTTATGACAAACGCAACGACTCTTCGAGATGCGTTTAATGAAGCCCATATTCCACTAGATAAAAATGACCTGGTTGAACCTGGTCTTGATGAACAACTCGTCGCAAATAACTATGAAGTGAATGTCTATAGAGCACGTCCTGTCATGATCATCGACGGTGCGGTTCGTCAAAACGTTATGACCCCATACCAAACAGCCGAGCAAATTACCCAGCACGCTGGTATCGAGCTTCACGACGAAGATAAGACAACTATTAGCAGGAGCGACAATATCGTTGCTGATGGAAGTGGCCTCCTCCTTACGATCAACCGGGCAACACCATTTACACTCGTACTTTATGGTAAAAAAGTTAGCGCGTATACACAGGCAGCATCTGTGGGAGACATGCTAAAAAGTAAGGGCATTAGTCTTGGAAAAGATGACACACTTTCAGTTGGATCAGCTACAAAAATACAGGCTGGTATGTCAATTGAACTATGGCGAAACGGCGTCCAGACAGTGACGCAAAGTGAAGATATCGCCTTTACGACTCAGCAAATTCAAGACGCTGATCAGCCAGTTGGCTACAAGGTAGTCCAAACTCCTGGTGTTAACGGGAAGAAGTCCGTTTCATACCAGATCGAAATGAAGAACGGTATTGAAGTAAGTCGTCAGGTGATTCAGAGCGTCACAACAACAGAACCGGTCAAACAGGTTGAAACTGTTGGTATTAAAGTAAATCTTCCCCCTGGATCTCATCAGGACTGGATGGCAGCCGCTGGTATTGCCGAGAGTGACTTTGGATACGTCGAATATATCGTTGGCCACGAAGGTGGATGGTGCCCAGTAAGATGGCAAGGTGATCGCGGATGTGTCAATCACGGTTCTGCACCAGCAGGATCTGGCTATGGTATCGTGCAGGCAACTCCTGGCGGTAAGATGGCGTCAGCCGGAGATGACTGGCTTACGAACCCAATTACACAGCTTCGCTGGGCAACAGGTTACGCAGTAGGAAGATACGGTAGCTGGGCGGGTGCATATAACCACTGGCTCTCTAGTCATAACTGGTAA